CATGAGCGACGACGTGACGCGGATCGTCGGCGAGCGCGACCTCGCCGACACCCGCTTCGACGCCGAGGACGCCCGCGCGGCCCTGCGCGACATCGTCCGGACGCGACGCTTCGACGAGCGCGCGCTCGCCCTCCAGCGGCGCGGGTGGATGAGCGGCTACCCCCCGTTCGAGGGCCAGGAGGCCGCGCAGGTCGGCGCCGCCCACGCGATGGCGGCCGAGGACCACCTGTTCCCCACCTACCGCTCGAACGCCCTCCAGATCGCCCGCGGCGTCCCCATGAGCGACATCCTCCTGTTCAGGCGGGGGTTCCCGGAGTACCACTCCGACCACGAGATCCCCGTCTTCCCGCAGGCGGTCCCCATCGCCAGCCAGATCCCGCACGCCGCCGGCGCGGGGATGGCCGCGACCTACGCCGACGAGGACTGGGCCGCGCTCGTGTGTTTCGGCGACGGCGCCACCAGCGAGGGCGACTTCCACGAGGGGCTGAACTTCGCGGGCGTGTTCGACGCCCCGACGGTCTTCTTCTGTGAGAACAACGGCTGGGCCATCTCGCTGCCGGAGGCGCGCCAGACCGCCAGCGAGTCGATCGCGGTCAAGGCCGACGCGTACGGCATCGAGGGGGTACAGGTCGACGGCAACGACCCCCTCGCCACGCGCGCGGTCGTCGAGGACGCGCTGGCGAGCGCCCGCGACGGCGACCCGGTGCTGGTGGAGGCGCTGACGTACCGCCGGGGCGCCCACACCACCGCCGACGACCCGAGCCAGTACCGCGACAGCGACCCGGACCTGCCGGCGTGGCGCCTGCGCGACCCGCTCGACCGGTTCGCCGAGTGGTGCCGCGAGCAGGGGATCGTCGACGACGGCTTCGTCGACGGGGTCGCCGAGGAGGCGAACGAGGAACTCGCCGAGGCCGTCGAGACCGCCGAGTCCGTGCCCCGGCCGGAGCCGGAGGAGCTGTTCGACTCGCTGTACGAGGAGTTGCCCGCGGACGTGCGACGACAGCGCGAGGCCGCACGCGCCGTCGCCGACGAACACCCTGAGACGTACGAGTTGGACCGGTAGCTCCGCGCGGTTCGGCCGCTCCCTCCGCCGGAGTTCGTCGCTACTCCGTCATCGACACGTACGTCCGCGTGTCGGTGACGCCGTCGACGCCGCGGACCGCGTCGGCGACGGTGTCGAGCACGGTGTACATGTCGGGCGCGTCGACCTCCGCGACCACGTCGAAGTCGCCGGCGACGACGTGCGCCTCCGTCACGGTCTCGATCCCCGAGACCGTGTCGGCGACGCCCCCGGTGTCCGCGTCCCCGCTCACCTTCACCATCACGAACGCGTGAACCATAGTGTGTCAACATCTACCACAGTCAAAAACCTTCCTGCACGCCGGAGGTAGCGTTATAGTCTCCCATGACAATCAGTGGCACATGCGTTTCATCGTCATCGGATCGGGTCGCGTCGGACTGCGCACCGCGCGCGTGCTCCGCGAGGAGGGCCACGACGTGACCATCGTCGAGCGCGACGCGGATCGGGCGGACCGAGCCCGGGCCGACGGCTTCAGCGTCGTCGAGGGCGACGGCGCCCGCGAGGAGGTGTTGGCGAAGGCGGCCGTCGAGCGCGCGGACGCCGTCGGCGCGCTGACCGGCGATCTGAACGTCAACTTCGCGGCGTGCATGATCGCCAAGCACCACGGCTGCCGGACCGTGATGCGCATCGACGAGGACTACCGCGAGGAGATCTACCAGAAGTACGCCGACGAGGTCGACGAGATCATCTACCCCGAGCGGCTGGGCGCCATCGGGGCGAAGAACGCGCTGCTGGGCGGCAACATCCGCGCGATCGCCGACATCGCCGAGCACCTCCAGGTGCTGTTGGTCACGATCACCGAGGAGTCGCCGATGCGCGGGTACACGCTCTCTGAGGTCGAGCTCCCCGCCAACGCGCGGCTGTTGGCGTTCGGCAAGCGCGACGAGCCGATGGGCATCCCGCTGCCCGACGACTCGCTGGAGGAGGGCGACCGGGTCGCCGTCCTCGCGGACTTCGGCGTGCTCGACGACGTGCGCCAGCTGCTCGTCGGCGACGACGCCGGCGAGACGCTTGCCTCGGCCGCGAGGACGGGGGGTGGTTCCTGAATGGTCGTCGCGTACGTGATGGTGAAGGCCGCCTCCGGCGACGCCGACCGCATCCGCGAGTCGATACGCGAGCTCGAGGGCGTCACGGAGGCCCACATCGTCGCCGGCGACATGGACTTCGTCGTCAAGGTCGACGTGGCGGACCCGACCGAGGTGAAGCGCGTCGCCGCCGACGGGATCCAGGGGATCTCGGGCGTCGAGGACACGCGGACGTACATCGCGATGAGCTGAGCGCCGAACCGGGACCGGAACCGAGACTGAGACCCGGACGCGGGGCGACCTCGGTTCGCCGCCCTCCTCGGTTCCGTCTCAGAAGGCGCCGCTTCCCTCGTCGCCGCCGGCTGCGCGCGCGCGTCCGATGAGCCCCGTCACCGGCTCGCCGTACTCGTAGCCCGGGATCACACCCTGGACGTACGTCCCCTCCACGAAGTCGACGATCGCGACCGCGTCGTTCAGTCCGCGGCGCTCGTTCACGTCCCTGATCGACTCGGCGACGGCGACCTCGTCGCCGCGGCGCTCGACCGTCGGGTCGAGGTCGTGGCCGGCGGCGGTCACGTCGCCGACGGCCGCGATCCGGCGTTCGAAGGTGTCGAGCCAGCCGTCCTCGACGACGGCCGCCACGTCGTCCTCGGCGACCGCCGAGAGGGTCGGCACGGACACCGTCACGTCGAACTCGACGCGGCCGTCCTCGGCCTCCGCGACCGCGAGCGCGGCGTCGAACGGCGTGGACGTGATCGCGAGCGTTCCGTCGGGGGCGTCCGCGTCGACGGCGTCGTGGTCGCGGGCCGCGCGGCGGACGCGTCCGGGGAGGGCGTTGTCGTCGACGCCGTCGGCGTCGGTGTCGGCGTCCGCGCTGTCGGCGTCGGCGCGGGCGGTATCGTCGGTGTCGCTCATGCCAGTCGAGAGGGTCGGCGGTCGGATAAACGGCGCGCTCGCGGGAGCGCGTCTGCGTCCCGCGAGCGCGTCGACGCCGGCCGATCATCGCCTCGGCCGTAGCGCGCGCCGGCTGCACCACGGCCGTCGCCATCGGCGGCAGTCGACGCCGGCGAACCGGGGGCTTTAGCCCGCCGAACCGAACCCCGAGGCATGGCCGACACCTTCCACGACACCGACGCGCTCGTCGCGGCGCTGTCGGACGCCGACTTCGACCGCCCGCCCGCGCTCGTCGCCAACGCGCACATCACCGGGGTGAGCGTCGCCCGCGCGCTCTCGGCCCACGGCGTGCCCGTGATCGCCGTGGATCGCACCGACTCGGGGCTCGCGCCGCCCTCCGACGCCGTCGACTACGCCGGGCAGGTCACCTACCCGCTGGACGACGCCGACGGCTTCCGGGCGGACGTGGAGCGCATCGCCGACGCCCTCGAGTTCGAGCCGGTCGCGTTCGCCTGCATGGACGAGTGGGTCCGCGGGTTCGCCGAGACCGAGCCCGCGGGCGTCCGCCTGCCGTTCTCGGATCTCGCCGGCGTCGAGCGCGTGCTCGACAAGGCGAACCTCTACGCGCTGTGCGAGGCCCTCGGGGTGCCGTACCCCGAGACGTACGAGGTCGGCGAGCACGGGATCGACGAGATCGTCGGGACGCTGGCGTTCCCGTTCGTCGTCAAGCCCGCACACAAGCGGAAGTTCGAGGAGGCGTTCGGGACGAACGTCATCGAGGTCGCCGACCGCGGGGAGTTCGAGGAGGTCGTCGCGGGGGCCCGCGAGCACGACGCGACCGTGCTCGCCCAGGAGAAGGTGAACACCGAGGCGGGCCGTGACACCTCGCTCGCGAGCTACATGCCACCCGAATCGGCCGAGCGCGACCCGCTCGCCGTCGTCGGCAACGCCGCGGTGCGGTACCCAGAGTTCGGCACCTCCTGTCTGGTCGAGCGCGTCGAGGAGCCGTCCGTCCGCGAGCACGCGCTCGCGGTGCTGGAGGAGACCGGGTACCACGGCATCAGCGAGTCGGAGTTCGTGTACGACGCCGACCGCGAGGAGTACGTGCTGCTCGACGTGAACACGCGGCCGTGGAAGTGGATCTCGATGCCCGTCGCCGCCGGCGCGAACCTCCCGATGGCCGCCTACGCCGACGCCGTCGACGGCGTCGAGTACGAGGCCGACGCGGCCGGCGGCGGGCCCCGCGACGCCCGGTGGGTGTACCTCCCGGACTACGTGCAGCGGTGTCTCACCGACGCGGCGTTCTGGGACGTGCTCTCCGAGGACGACTGGGCGAGCCTCGTCTCCGGCGGCTTCGAGCGCGAGGGCGACCTGACGACCGGGGTCTACCGCCCGAGCGACCCGGCGCCCGCCGTGAAATATCTGACCGGCGAGTTCACCGACCGGGAGTACTACTGCTCCTGTTGAGGCCGCGAAGGCGGTGACTCCCCGGTGGCGCGTGCCGGCGGACCTCAGTGTCCGCCGGATGCGCGCGAGGGATAAGCGACCCGGGCGCGGCGTCGCCGCGCCCGGGTGAGCGAATCGGCTGGGGAGGTCGTGGCTGCGGTGCGGTTGCGGCGGGCGAGATCCGAAAAGGGGCCGCGGATCGATTCCGCCGATCGGGTCTGCAACGCGGATCAGTCCGTCTTCAGGAACGTCGCCTCGCCGTCCTGATGGACGGTGATCCGGTACGACTCGTAGGTGAACTCGACCTGCATCTGTGCTCGCGGCGACGGCGGCGTGGAGAAGACGTGATCGAGCACGCCGTCGACGCACTCGTAGATGGTCGACAGGTCGGTCGGCTCCTTCCCCTCGATCTCCTGGACGATCCCGGCGATCTCCGCCCCCGGGTTCTCCACGTCCGTGTCGAGTTCGCGATGGATGATCTGAGACTCGGAGTCGTCGGTCACGCGAGGGATTTCAGTACCCGGAGTAATAGGCATGGCTGCGATACAGTCGACCGATCGCCGGACTGCATCGGATCGATCGCCACATTCAGCCACGCGACGGCCAGTCCTCCGGAAGTGGTATCTACACGATCGCACGTGGAAGCCGGACGGTCCGTCGGATCCCGGCGACGGCTGCGGTCCGGCGCCGACGCGCGTCAGATCAGCCGCAGCCGCGCCGTCCAGAACTCCGAGAACGCCTCCTCCAGCGCCGCCTCCGGCTTCCCGGTCGCGTCGCTCCCCGCGGTGTGATCCGCGTGCTCCGCCAGCCGCTTCACGATCCCCGACTCGCCGACCAGCACCACGCGGTTCAGATCCGCCGGCAACGCCGACAGCGCCGCCTCACACTCCTCCAGGTGCTCGTCGATCTGCTCCTCGCGGAGGCGCTCGTAGCGCGCCTGCGAGAAGCCGCCCTTGTCGTGCTCGTCCATCACGTCCGTCCGGACCGTCTCCAGGTCGACGCGCTCGTCGCCCTCGTACACGCCGACCGCGAAGGTGTCCGAGCGCGCCAGCCCGAACGCGAACCGCCCCGTCGGCCGGAACCACCCCTCCTCGACCCGAAAGCCCGCCGACCACTCGCAGAAGGGCTCCGGGTCCAGCGCCGGCGCGAGCGCGCACGACACCAGCCCGGCGTCGTCGACGTACACGAGCGTCGGGGCCGCCCGGCGCGCCAAGGACGCGCGATCGCCGAGCGCCGCCGACACCGCGTCGGGCACGTCGCCGTCGTCGGCGACGAACGCCGACAGCGCCCCCTCCGGGCCGGTCTCCACGCTCCGCAGGCGCGAGAGCACCTCGTCGCGGCGGTCGGGCCGCAGCGTCTCGATGTCGCGGAAGTCGACGCTCGCGTCGGCGTCGGCCTCCCGCTGCTCGGCGCGCTCCAGGCGGTCCTCAAGCTCCGTGATCCGCGTTTCCAGCTCGTTGACGCGCTTTTCGGCCTCCTGACGCTTCCGGGCGGCCTCGGCGCGCCGCTCCTCCTCGGCCTCCATGTGCGCGACGGCGTCGTCGCGTTCCCCCTCCAGCTCGGCGATGCGCTCCTTCAGGCGCCTCCTGCCGAGGAGTCGATCGATCATACGCGAGTCGGCGAGCCCCCGGGGCAAAAACGGTACGGGGATCGGCCGGCGACGCCGGCGATTGCCGTCCAGCCCCGGACGGCGTCGCTACGCGTCGCGGAACACCGCCGGCCGCGACCCGCCTCAGGCGTACTCCGCGGGGTCGCCGGTGTCGCCCTCCCACCCGGTGAAGCGGAGCAGGTCGCCGGCGCGCTCGGCGTTCGCGAGGAACACCTCGCTGCGGCCCGGCAGGCGGAACTTGAGGTCCTCCGGCACGGCGGCTTCCGGCAGCGCGAGCGTCCCGGAGGGAACGTCCTCGTCGCCGACGACCGGGAAGTGCTTCGTCCCGACCTTCATCACGAGCGGGTTGTCGAGTCGGGTGATCCCCTCCTCGTCCGCATACAGCTGTTCGTTCACGCGCTCGTGATCCGCCCGCTTGATCGCCGCCGCGCCGTCGCTGTCGCTGGGCTGCACGTACAGCTCGCCCAGGTAGTAGCCGTGTGAGAACCGTTCGAACATGCGGTACATCCGATACGCGGTCGTTCAGAGTGATAAACGTTAGCACGAACCATTAAGTCGGACCGCATTTCGGAGGACGCCGATTCCCGTCGGGCGAAAATCGGACGGCTCCGAGGACTGCCACGGCGGTCCGCTCGCGAGTCGGCGGCGCCCGCCGACACCGACGCCTTGAGGGGGGCCGCCCCG
This genomic stretch from Halobaculum roseum harbors:
- a CDS encoding carboxylate--amine ligase, with protein sequence MADTFHDTDALVAALSDADFDRPPALVANAHITGVSVARALSAHGVPVIAVDRTDSGLAPPSDAVDYAGQVTYPLDDADGFRADVERIADALEFEPVAFACMDEWVRGFAETEPAGVRLPFSDLAGVERVLDKANLYALCEALGVPYPETYEVGEHGIDEIVGTLAFPFVVKPAHKRKFEEAFGTNVIEVADRGEFEEVVAGAREHDATVLAQEKVNTEAGRDTSLASYMPPESAERDPLAVVGNAAVRYPEFGTSCLVERVEEPSVREHALAVLEETGYHGISESEFVYDADREEYVLLDVNTRPWKWISMPVAAGANLPMAAYADAVDGVEYEADAAGGGPRDARWVYLPDYVQRCLTDAAFWDVLSEDDWASLVSGGFEREGDLTTGVYRPSDPAPAVKYLTGEFTDREYYCSC
- a CDS encoding thiamine pyrophosphate-dependent enzyme, encoding MSDDVTRIVGERDLADTRFDAEDARAALRDIVRTRRFDERALALQRRGWMSGYPPFEGQEAAQVGAAHAMAAEDHLFPTYRSNALQIARGVPMSDILLFRRGFPEYHSDHEIPVFPQAVPIASQIPHAAGAGMAATYADEDWAALVCFGDGATSEGDFHEGLNFAGVFDAPTVFFCENNGWAISLPEARQTASESIAVKADAYGIEGVQVDGNDPLATRAVVEDALASARDGDPVLVEALTYRRGAHTTADDPSQYRDSDPDLPAWRLRDPLDRFAEWCREQGIVDDGFVDGVAEEANEELAEAVETAESVPRPEPEELFDSLYEELPADVRRQREAARAVADEHPETYELDR
- a CDS encoding Lrp/AsnC family transcriptional regulator, which produces MVHAFVMVKVSGDADTGGVADTVSGIETVTEAHVVAGDFDVVAEVDAPDMYTVLDTVADAVRGVDGVTDTRTYVSMTE
- a CDS encoding DUF5802 family protein, translating into MFERFSHGYYLGELYVQPSDSDGAAAIKRADHERVNEQLYADEEGITRLDNPLVMKVGTKHFPVVGDEDVPSGTLALPEAAVPEDLKFRLPGRSEVFLANAERAGDLLRFTGWEGDTGDPAEYA
- a CDS encoding Lrp/AsnC family transcriptional regulator, whose translation is MVVAYVMVKAASGDADRIRESIRELEGVTEAHIVAGDMDFVVKVDVADPTEVKRVAADGIQGISGVEDTRTYIAMS
- a CDS encoding Vms1/Ankzf1 family peptidyl-tRNA hydrolase encodes the protein MIDRLLGRRRLKERIAELEGERDDAVAHMEAEEERRAEAARKRQEAEKRVNELETRITELEDRLERAEQREADADASVDFRDIETLRPDRRDEVLSRLRSVETGPEGALSAFVADDGDVPDAVSAALGDRASLARRAAPTLVYVDDAGLVSCALAPALDPEPFCEWSAGFRVEEGWFRPTGRFAFGLARSDTFAVGVYEGDERVDLETVRTDVMDEHDKGGFSQARYERLREEQIDEHLEECEAALSALPADLNRVVLVGESGIVKRLAEHADHTAGSDATGKPEAALEEAFSEFWTARLRLI
- a CDS encoding potassium channel family protein, with the translated sequence MRFIVIGSGRVGLRTARVLREEGHDVTIVERDADRADRARADGFSVVEGDGAREEVLAKAAVERADAVGALTGDLNVNFAACMIAKHHGCRTVMRIDEDYREEIYQKYADEVDEIIYPERLGAIGAKNALLGGNIRAIADIAEHLQVLLVTITEESPMRGYTLSEVELPANARLLAFGKRDEPMGIPLPDDSLEEGDRVAVLADFGVLDDVRQLLVGDDAGETLASAARTGGGS
- a CDS encoding HalOD1 output domain-containing protein, whose product is MTDDSESQIIHRELDTDVENPGAEIAGIVQEIEGKEPTDLSTIYECVDGVLDHVFSTPPSPRAQMQVEFTYESYRITVHQDGEATFLKTD
- a CDS encoding DUF5813 family protein → MSDTDDTARADADSADADTDADGVDDNALPGRVRRAARDHDAVDADAPDGTLAITSTPFDAALAVAEAEDGRVEFDVTVSVPTLSAVAEDDVAAVVEDGWLDTFERRIAAVGDVTAAGHDLDPTVERRGDEVAVAESIRDVNERRGLNDAVAIVDFVEGTYVQGVIPGYEYGEPVTGLIGRARAAGGDEGSGAF